A portion of the Candidatus Pristimantibacillus lignocellulolyticus genome contains these proteins:
- a CDS encoding U32 family peptidase translates to MTLTRSDIELLAPAGDWDCMRAAVANGADAVFFGVEKFNARARANNFRSEELPEIMSFLHTYGVKGFLTFNILVFEDELRDAQTLIEMCIDAGVDAVIVQDLGLVKLIRELSPDFPIHGSTQMTITSPEAVEFTKPFDMERVVLGRENNLKQIKTIGDQAKLPMEVFVHGALCVSYSGQCLTSEMWGGRSANRGECAQACRLPYDLIVDGEQKPMGAVAYLLSPKDLAAIEIVPELIEAGVTSFKIEGRLKTPEYVANVVRKYRKAIDKYFDGDSSKPSKEEVRELQQSFSRGFTHGFLEGTNNKELVDGTFPKSRGVYLGKVERVMRDAVTLRLEAPLKRGDGVVFDAGDPTQKEEGGRVYDVRRQGVKLESEAPEGILIELVPGRNDVDLRKVHVGDRVWKTNDPALDRALRASFETDKPYRVFPLHIKVTGAIGEPLRTWWTDVEKGTTVEIASELLLEEAMKRPMDAALLEEQLGRLGGTVYQLDQLEVLLQGNLIIPMRELNRLRREAVEQLAGERPKPPVYIKHEVNAMDDAFDNKNQPTPIVNGRDAKLIALCRTLEQVEAAVATDIDFIYADFEFIKQFPAAIEIARKAGKQIALATPRIHMPNENGYHANILKLKPDAVLVRNTGALYYYLRAKMANPDAPFPKLIGDFSLNIANHKAVNLFLESGLDAVTPSYDLNIQQMVDLLERSNTSKMEVVIHQHLPMFHTEHCVYCTFLSEGTNYTNCGRPCETSRASLQDRIGMSHPVRVDEGCRNTVYNAVEQSGAEYLKNFIELGVEQYRVEFLEEGADKVQEVIQLYRDALDGKITGTQVWRGLKATNQLGVTRGSLVNSK, encoded by the coding sequence ATGACTTTAACACGATCAGATATAGAACTATTAGCACCGGCTGGAGATTGGGATTGTATGCGAGCTGCGGTTGCTAATGGAGCAGATGCGGTCTTTTTCGGAGTGGAAAAATTCAATGCCCGTGCCCGCGCCAACAATTTTAGAAGTGAAGAGCTTCCAGAGATTATGTCCTTCCTGCATACGTACGGAGTTAAGGGCTTTTTGACATTCAATATTCTTGTATTTGAGGATGAATTACGAGATGCACAAACTTTAATTGAAATGTGTATCGATGCTGGTGTAGATGCTGTTATCGTACAAGATCTAGGTCTTGTCAAATTAATACGTGAGCTTTCACCAGATTTCCCGATTCACGGTTCAACACAGATGACCATTACATCGCCTGAAGCAGTAGAATTTACAAAGCCGTTCGATATGGAACGTGTTGTACTTGGTCGTGAAAATAATTTGAAGCAAATTAAAACGATTGGAGACCAAGCAAAGTTGCCAATGGAAGTATTTGTTCACGGTGCGCTTTGTGTATCCTATTCTGGACAATGCTTAACTTCCGAAATGTGGGGCGGTCGTTCTGCCAATCGTGGTGAATGTGCACAAGCTTGTCGTTTGCCTTATGATCTTATCGTTGATGGTGAGCAAAAACCTATGGGTGCAGTAGCTTACTTATTATCTCCAAAAGATTTAGCGGCGATCGAAATTGTCCCTGAATTAATAGAAGCAGGAGTAACTTCTTTCAAAATAGAAGGTCGTTTGAAAACACCTGAGTATGTAGCTAACGTGGTAAGGAAATATCGCAAAGCGATTGATAAATATTTTGATGGAGATTCATCTAAACCATCCAAAGAAGAAGTGCGTGAATTGCAACAAAGTTTCTCTCGTGGATTCACGCATGGTTTCCTAGAAGGTACGAATAATAAGGAACTTGTTGATGGTACTTTCCCGAAAAGTCGTGGGGTATACCTTGGTAAAGTAGAACGTGTTATGCGTGATGCGGTAACCCTTCGTCTTGAAGCTCCACTTAAGCGTGGCGATGGAGTTGTATTTGATGCTGGTGATCCAACGCAGAAAGAAGAAGGCGGACGAGTATATGATGTTCGTCGTCAAGGTGTGAAATTAGAATCGGAAGCTCCTGAAGGTATTCTTATTGAGCTTGTACCAGGCCGTAATGATGTAGATTTGCGCAAAGTTCATGTGGGCGATCGCGTTTGGAAAACGAATGATCCTGCACTAGACAGAGCATTACGTGCTTCGTTTGAAACGGATAAGCCATATCGTGTATTCCCGCTTCATATTAAAGTTACAGGTGCGATCGGTGAACCACTGCGTACGTGGTGGACTGATGTAGAAAAAGGAACAACAGTGGAAATCGCTTCTGAACTATTGCTTGAAGAAGCAATGAAACGTCCAATGGATGCGGCTCTACTAGAAGAACAACTAGGACGTCTAGGTGGTACTGTGTATCAACTTGATCAATTAGAAGTGTTACTTCAAGGTAATCTAATTATTCCAATGCGTGAATTGAATCGTTTACGTCGTGAAGCAGTAGAACAACTTGCGGGAGAACGTCCGAAACCGCCTGTCTATATTAAGCATGAAGTTAATGCGATGGATGATGCATTCGATAATAAGAATCAACCAACACCAATCGTTAATGGTCGCGATGCTAAACTGATAGCGTTATGTCGTACATTAGAGCAAGTTGAAGCTGCGGTAGCTACAGATATAGACTTCATTTATGCCGATTTTGAATTTATTAAGCAGTTCCCAGCCGCAATAGAAATAGCTCGTAAGGCAGGGAAACAAATTGCATTAGCAACTCCTCGTATTCATATGCCGAACGAGAATGGCTATCATGCGAATATTTTAAAACTAAAACCAGATGCGGTGCTTGTACGTAATACTGGAGCGCTGTACTATTATTTACGTGCAAAAATGGCAAATCCAGATGCGCCTTTCCCTAAATTGATCGGTGACTTCTCGTTGAATATTGCCAATCATAAAGCAGTTAATCTATTCCTTGAAAGTGGTTTAGATGCTGTAACACCATCATATGACTTGAACATTCAACAAATGGTCGATCTTCTTGAACGTTCTAACACGAGTAAGATGGAAGTAGTTATCCATCAGCATTTACCGATGTTCCATACTGAACATTGTGTATACTGTACATTCTTAAGTGAAGGAACAAACTACACGAACTGTGGTCGTCCTTGTGAAACATCAAGAGCATCACTGCAAGATCGTATCGGCATGAGTCATCCTGTACGTGTAGATGAAGGTTGTCGTAATACGGTATATAATGCAGTCGAGCAATCTGGTGCTGAATATTTGAAAAACTTTATTGAACTAGGCGTAGAGCAATATCGCGTAGAGTTCTTAGAGGAAGGCGCAGATAAAGTTCAAGAAGTAATTCAATTATATCGCGATGCACTTGATGGCAAGATTACAGGTACGCAAGTGTGGAGAGGGTTGAAGGCTACGAATCAGTTGGGCGTTACCCGTGGATCACTTGTGAACTCGAAGTAA
- a CDS encoding heptaprenylglyceryl phosphate synthase: protein MDNQWFSQWEHVFKLDPDRDISEEHLELICMSGTDAIIVGGSSGVTYENTVELLSRIRRYSLDCALEVSTMDGAVPGFDGYFVPFVLNTKQADYLMLNQLEGLQTYGHFVPWHMTAASGYIVLNEDCTAAKVSGAEASLSTQEILPYVWMADRLLHFPLLYIEYSGSFGDMSLLRRIASEVEGAKLFYGGGIDGVERASEAAKYAHTVVVGNIVYNNIEAALETVQAVKSIKSMQLI, encoded by the coding sequence GTGGATAATCAATGGTTTTCACAGTGGGAACATGTGTTCAAGCTTGACCCTGATCGTGACATAAGTGAAGAGCATTTAGAGCTTATTTGTATGTCTGGGACGGATGCAATTATTGTAGGGGGCTCAAGTGGTGTTACTTATGAAAATACAGTAGAATTATTATCTCGTATACGTCGTTACAGCTTAGATTGTGCGCTTGAAGTATCAACGATGGATGGAGCTGTTCCTGGTTTCGACGGATATTTTGTACCGTTTGTTCTTAATACTAAGCAAGCTGATTATTTGATGTTGAATCAACTAGAAGGTTTGCAGACATATGGACATTTTGTGCCTTGGCATATGACAGCTGCTTCGGGATATATTGTGCTCAATGAAGATTGTACTGCCGCTAAAGTGTCTGGCGCAGAAGCATCTTTATCAACACAAGAGATACTTCCCTATGTATGGATGGCTGATCGATTACTACATTTTCCGCTCCTATACATAGAATATAGTGGGAGCTTTGGTGATATGAGCTTGCTTCGACGTATTGCATCGGAAGTAGAAGGAGCTAAATTGTTCTACGGTGGTGGGATAGATGGAGTAGAGCGTGCAAGTGAAGCTGCCAAATATGCTCATACCGTTGTCGTAGGTAATATTGTATACAATAATATAGAAGCAGCATTAGAAACGGTACAAGCAGTTAAATCGATTAAATCAATGCAATTAATATAA
- the pcrA gene encoding DNA helicase PcrA, with amino-acid sequence MFSSFSIDDAVQKLNAPQREAVKATEGPLLIMAGAGSGKTRVLTHRIAYLIEKNRVAPWSILAITFTNKAAREMQERVSALVGASGRDIWVSTFHSMCVRILRKDIDRIGFSSNFSILDSTDQLSVIRSCMKDENIDVKKVEPKSVQATISSAKNELISPEAYENKAGDYFQNIVAKIYKMYQKRLKNNNSLDFDDLIMKTIQLFKEEPEALKFYQNKFRYIHVDEYQDTNRAQYMLCRMLADQHHNICVVGDSDQSIYRWRGADISNILNFEDDYPEAKTIMLEQNYRSTANILNAANAVIALNSGRKAKNLWTDQGEGNKISVYFAESDREEGYFVTGVIQNNMAKNRKYSDHAILYRTNAQSRLIEETLIKSEIPYQIVGGIKFYDRKEIKDILAYLRLISNPDDDISLVRIINVPKRGIGDTTVAKLAAAATAQGTSIYRVLSNIDLVDVKGKTREQLISFYNMISKLSAAVDELTVTELTEKVLEMSEYKLELQRENTIESTTRVENIEEFLSVTMDFEQRNDDRTLVAFLTDLALIADIDSMNDDEEEKEKSQDTVILMTMHSAKGLEFPVVFIVGMEETVFPHSRALTDNDELEEERRLAYVGITRAEQQLYLSSAKMRTLFGRTAFNMPSRFLKEIPEEVREIVSPNGGNTRSIGGGYTGGARTSTGSQQSGFGFGSSRSQGSSISTGGRSTVTVTSGLEAAKKAASSQSDQSGPVSYSAGDRVAHGKWGEGTVVSVKGKDNDMELQIAFPAPVGIKKLLASFAPIRKV; translated from the coding sequence ATGTTTAGTTCATTTAGTATCGATGATGCGGTGCAGAAGCTGAATGCTCCGCAACGAGAAGCAGTGAAAGCGACAGAAGGTCCATTACTTATTATGGCAGGAGCAGGTAGTGGAAAGACTAGAGTATTAACGCATCGTATCGCCTATCTCATTGAGAAAAATAGAGTAGCTCCATGGAGTATATTAGCTATTACATTTACGAATAAAGCGGCAAGAGAAATGCAGGAGCGGGTTAGCGCTCTAGTTGGTGCATCAGGACGTGACATTTGGGTGTCTACATTCCACTCCATGTGCGTACGTATTTTACGTAAAGATATTGACCGAATCGGCTTTTCATCGAACTTCTCAATTCTCGATTCTACTGATCAATTATCTGTTATCCGTAGTTGTATGAAGGATGAAAATATTGATGTGAAGAAGGTTGAGCCGAAATCGGTACAAGCGACAATAAGCTCAGCGAAAAATGAACTCATTTCTCCCGAGGCGTATGAGAACAAAGCTGGAGATTACTTCCAAAACATCGTTGCCAAAATATATAAGATGTATCAGAAACGATTAAAAAACAATAACTCGTTAGATTTTGATGATCTTATTATGAAAACGATACAGTTATTTAAGGAAGAGCCAGAAGCGTTGAAGTTCTATCAAAACAAATTCCGTTATATACATGTTGATGAGTATCAAGATACGAACCGTGCGCAATATATGTTATGTCGAATGCTTGCAGATCAACATCATAATATATGCGTTGTTGGTGATAGCGATCAGTCAATCTATCGTTGGCGTGGTGCTGATATCTCGAATATTTTGAACTTTGAAGATGATTATCCTGAAGCGAAAACGATTATGTTAGAGCAAAATTATCGTTCTACAGCCAATATTCTGAATGCAGCCAATGCTGTTATAGCTCTAAATAGTGGGCGTAAAGCGAAAAACCTATGGACTGATCAAGGTGAAGGTAATAAAATTTCTGTCTACTTTGCTGAAAGTGATCGTGAGGAAGGTTACTTTGTCACAGGTGTCATTCAGAACAATATGGCAAAGAATCGTAAGTATAGCGATCATGCGATTCTTTATCGTACGAATGCACAATCACGTTTAATAGAGGAAACATTAATTAAGTCTGAAATTCCATATCAAATTGTAGGCGGAATTAAGTTCTATGATCGTAAAGAGATTAAAGACATACTGGCATATCTTCGTCTCATCTCTAATCCAGATGATGATATTAGTCTTGTACGTATTATTAATGTTCCTAAACGGGGTATTGGTGACACCACAGTAGCTAAGCTTGCTGCTGCAGCTACAGCGCAAGGGACTTCGATCTATAGAGTATTAAGTAATATTGATCTAGTAGATGTGAAAGGGAAAACAAGAGAACAACTTATTTCCTTCTATAATATGATTTCTAAGCTGAGTGCTGCTGTTGATGAACTCACTGTAACGGAATTAACGGAGAAAGTTCTCGAAATGTCGGAGTATAAATTAGAGTTGCAACGTGAAAATACGATTGAATCAACGACTCGTGTAGAGAATATAGAAGAGTTCTTGTCCGTAACGATGGATTTTGAACAACGTAATGATGATCGTACACTTGTTGCGTTTCTTACCGATTTAGCGTTGATTGCAGATATTGATTCCATGAACGACGATGAAGAAGAGAAAGAGAAGTCGCAAGATACAGTAATTCTAATGACAATGCATAGTGCGAAGGGTTTAGAGTTCCCTGTCGTATTTATTGTAGGGATGGAAGAGACGGTATTCCCGCATTCGCGTGCGTTAACGGATAACGACGAATTAGAGGAAGAACGTCGACTTGCATATGTAGGAATTACACGTGCAGAGCAACAGTTATATTTATCGTCAGCGAAAATGAGAACATTATTTGGTCGTACCGCATTTAATATGCCTTCACGCTTCCTTAAGGAAATCCCTGAAGAAGTTCGTGAGATAGTATCACCTAATGGTGGGAATACTCGTAGTATTGGCGGAGGATATACTGGTGGTGCTCGTACAAGCACAGGTTCCCAGCAATCAGGTTTTGGATTTGGTAGTTCCCGTAGTCAAGGCAGTAGTATCTCGACAGGAGGAAGAAGTACTGTAACGGTAACGTCTGGACTAGAAGCGGCGAAAAAAGCAGCTTCATCCCAATCTGACCAAAGTGGTCCAGTTAGCTATAGTGCTGGCGATCGAGTGGCACATGGTAAATGGGGCGAAGGTACGGTTGTATCGGTGAAAGGGAAAGATAACGATATGGAATTGCAAATTGCTTTCCCTGCACCAGTAGGGATTAAGAAGTTACTAGCAAGTTTTGCGCCGATTAGGAAAGTATAA
- the ligA gene encoding NAD-dependent DNA ligase LigA, with protein MSMIQAQERMELIIETLNQLNYSYYTLDAPTVSDAEYDKLYDELVQLEQQVGEKLPHSPTQRVGGEMLSGFEQHKHLARLWSLDKAQNLEQLYAWETKMKRAIADYNAKNPDKLLPEPSYVMELKFDGLTLNLTYDEGKLVQASTRGNGAVGEAILAQVKTIRSIPLSIPFTNGIIEVQGEGIMTLSSLERYNETAIEPLKNARNAAAGALRNLNPTVTAERNLDAYIYNVGHAEGVSFENHRELQQFLQQNHFKVNPYVYYASQLNELEQELVNLSERRSSLDFLIDGAVIKLTDMRTREALGYTDKFPRWAVAFKFEAEEAETTLLSVSWEVGRTGKITPVAKVEAIDLAGVTVQNCTLNNMGDIERKNLKHALGTLVTIRRSNDVIPEILGKVDEEQGEEIMFPTTCPSCGSLLEQRGAHLFCNNKLGCRPQLIGRITHFASRDAMDIESFSIMTAEQLYADCNVTDPAHLYQLTFDDLIKLDRFGEKKANKLLEAIEKSKDRELASFIYALGISNTGKATAKTLAEHYRSLEAVMNADVEELIQLPDVGAIVAESIVSFFQDETAKQSIASMIAAGVKAKMEESVTIVSEDNPFFGKTIVITGAFPTLSRDDLSKRLEACGAKVTGSVSKKTDIVIAGEKAGSKLTKAQDLGIQIIEDESIVLAMLGE; from the coding sequence ATGTCGATGATACAAGCTCAGGAGCGGATGGAGCTTATAATTGAGACATTGAATCAGCTCAATTATAGTTACTATACGTTAGATGCTCCTACGGTAAGTGATGCCGAGTATGATAAGTTATATGATGAATTAGTTCAACTAGAACAACAAGTAGGAGAGAAATTGCCGCATTCACCAACACAACGTGTTGGAGGAGAGATGCTTTCTGGTTTTGAACAACATAAACATTTAGCTAGATTGTGGAGTCTTGATAAAGCACAAAATCTAGAGCAACTTTATGCTTGGGAGACGAAAATGAAGCGGGCTATTGCAGATTATAATGCCAAAAACCCCGATAAACTTCTTCCAGAACCGTCCTATGTAATGGAATTGAAATTCGATGGACTAACTCTTAATCTTACTTATGATGAAGGTAAGCTTGTCCAAGCATCTACTCGTGGTAATGGTGCAGTAGGTGAAGCGATTCTAGCACAAGTTAAAACGATTCGTTCGATTCCACTATCGATTCCATTTACCAATGGCATTATTGAAGTTCAAGGTGAAGGAATTATGACGCTATCAAGCTTGGAAAGATACAATGAAACGGCAATTGAGCCATTGAAAAATGCCCGCAACGCTGCCGCTGGTGCATTGCGCAACTTGAATCCAACAGTAACTGCAGAGCGTAATTTAGATGCATACATATATAATGTCGGTCATGCAGAAGGGGTTTCATTTGAGAACCATCGTGAATTACAGCAATTTCTGCAACAGAATCACTTTAAAGTTAATCCGTATGTTTATTACGCTTCCCAACTAAATGAACTAGAGCAGGAACTAGTTAATCTTTCAGAGCGCAGAAGTTCACTGGACTTTTTAATTGATGGAGCAGTTATTAAATTGACAGATATGCGAACACGTGAGGCATTAGGTTACACGGATAAGTTCCCACGTTGGGCTGTTGCCTTCAAATTTGAAGCAGAAGAAGCAGAAACGACGTTACTATCTGTTTCATGGGAAGTTGGACGTACAGGCAAAATCACACCAGTTGCAAAAGTAGAAGCTATTGATCTAGCTGGTGTAACGGTACAAAACTGTACATTGAATAATATGGGCGATATCGAACGTAAAAATCTAAAGCATGCATTAGGCACGCTTGTCACGATTCGTCGTTCAAATGATGTTATTCCTGAGATATTAGGTAAAGTGGATGAGGAACAAGGTGAAGAAATTATGTTCCCAACAACTTGCCCATCGTGTGGATCTTTATTAGAGCAACGTGGTGCTCACCTATTCTGTAATAACAAACTAGGTTGTAGGCCACAGTTAATTGGTCGGATTACTCACTTTGCATCCCGTGATGCAATGGATATTGAATCTTTCAGTATTATGACAGCTGAACAATTGTATGCGGATTGTAATGTTACCGACCCTGCTCATTTATACCAACTTACCTTTGATGATCTAATCAAGTTAGATCGTTTTGGTGAGAAGAAGGCTAATAAGCTACTTGAAGCGATTGAGAAATCAAAAGATCGTGAGCTAGCATCTTTCATATATGCGCTTGGCATATCGAATACAGGCAAAGCAACTGCGAAAACATTAGCTGAGCATTATCGCAGTCTTGAAGCTGTAATGAATGCTGATGTAGAAGAGCTAATCCAATTGCCAGATGTAGGTGCAATTGTAGCAGAGAGTATCGTGAGTTTCTTCCAAGATGAAACAGCGAAGCAAAGTATAGCATCGATGATTGCAGCAGGTGTAAAAGCTAAAATGGAGGAGTCTGTTACGATCGTGTCAGAGGATAATCCGTTCTTTGGTAAGACGATTGTTATTACAGGTGCTTTCCCTACGCTAAGTCGCGATGATCTGTCAAAGCGTCTCGAAGCATGTGGTGCAAAGGTAACAGGTAGTGTCTCTAAAAAGACGGATATCGTTATTGCTGGTGAAAAAGCAGGTAGTAAACTTACGAAGGCTCAAGATCTTGGTATTCAAATTATTGAGGATGAGTCTATTGTATTAGCGATGCTAGGTGAATAG
- a CDS encoding CtsR family transcriptional regulator — protein sequence MRNISDLIEQYLKQILDNSGESAVEIQRNDLAEKFSCVPSQINYVISTRFTLEKGYVVESKRGGGGYVRIQRVELPKLKGIQLHFDQTIGDQIDQCNAEGLIYQLEEAGHMTKREANLIRVAIHRDTLVLKLPYRDELRARLLKSMLVALLLK from the coding sequence TTGCGTAATATTTCGGATCTCATCGAGCAGTATCTAAAGCAGATACTTGATAATAGCGGTGAAAGTGCTGTAGAGATTCAACGCAATGATCTGGCCGAAAAGTTCTCTTGTGTTCCCTCTCAAATTAATTATGTGATCAGTACACGGTTTACCCTTGAGAAGGGCTACGTTGTAGAAAGTAAACGCGGCGGTGGAGGGTATGTTCGCATTCAACGTGTTGAATTACCTAAATTAAAAGGTATTCAATTACATTTTGATCAAACGATAGGTGATCAAATTGATCAATGTAATGCAGAAGGACTTATCTATCAGCTTGAAGAAGCAGGTCATATGACAAAGCGTGAAGCGAATCTAATACGTGTAGCCATTCATCGAGATACACTGGTATTAAAGCTTCCATATCGTGATGAATTACGAGCAAGATTGTTAAAATCGATGTTGGTTGCTTTATTATTGAAATAA
- a CDS encoding UvrB/UvrC motif-containing protein — protein sequence MTCQECGKRPSTLHFTKIINGEKTEFHICEVCARERGESIPGSPNSFSIHSLLSGILDFDAIGNKSLSNIQPQESVRCETCGMSYTQFSKIGRFGCSDCYNAFSERLNPLIKRIHGSTMHSGKIPKRSGGKIQCKRQIEELRSELHRNIEIEEFEKAAELRDEIRELEKKMQQ from the coding sequence ATGACTTGTCAAGAATGTGGGAAGAGACCCTCAACGTTACATTTTACTAAGATCATAAATGGAGAAAAGACTGAATTTCATATTTGTGAAGTTTGTGCAAGGGAAAGGGGAGAAAGTATCCCTGGTTCACCGAACAGTTTCTCTATTCACAGTTTACTTTCAGGAATTCTAGATTTTGATGCGATTGGTAATAAAAGCTTAAGCAATATCCAGCCACAAGAATCTGTTCGATGCGAAACATGTGGAATGAGCTATACTCAATTCAGCAAAATTGGACGTTTTGGCTGTAGTGATTGTTATAATGCCTTTTCTGAACGATTGAATCCTCTCATTAAACGGATTCACGGCAGTACTATGCATAGTGGTAAAATACCTAAACGTTCCGGTGGCAAAATTCAATGTAAGAGACAAATAGAAGAATTACGTAGCGAACTTCATCGTAATATTGAAATCGAAGAGTTCGAAAAAGCAGCTGAGCTTCGAGATGAAATTCGTGAGCTTGAAAAAAAGATGCAACAATGA
- a CDS encoding protein arginine kinase produces the protein MTEHQFSSDALSDWMRGQGPDSDVVISSRVRLARNLNHQPFPLLATTAQSNEVLEQLLQVSDSGTLDAHGHFNTILLKDLSELDKRVLVEKHLISPNLANESRAGAVILSDNEAVSIMINEEDHLRIQCLYPGFQIMESWKLASEIDDSYEDAIEFAFDENKGYLTTCPTNVGTGLRASVMMHLPALVLTSQINRILSAVTQVGLAVRGLYGEGSEALGNLFQISNQITLGQSEQEIIDNLYGVAKQIIEHEKAARRKLLNESFRRVEDRVKRSYGILAHAAIMDSKEAAQRLSDVRLGADLGILSNVPPNVLNELLIMTQPGFLQHRYNEKLSVEDRDYKRAELIREQLNKQSESGGASL, from the coding sequence TTGACAGAGCATCAATTTTCTTCCGATGCACTTAGTGATTGGATGAGAGGTCAAGGACCAGATTCAGACGTTGTTATAAGTAGTAGAGTTCGCTTAGCACGTAATCTTAATCATCAACCGTTTCCTCTACTTGCGACAACAGCTCAATCCAATGAAGTGTTAGAACAATTATTACAAGTAAGTGATTCAGGAACGCTTGATGCTCATGGGCATTTCAATACTATTTTACTAAAGGACTTAAGCGAATTAGATAAACGAGTATTAGTAGAGAAGCATCTTATTAGTCCTAACTTAGCTAATGAGTCTCGAGCAGGTGCCGTTATTCTAAGTGATAATGAAGCTGTTAGCATTATGATCAATGAAGAAGATCATTTGCGCATACAATGTTTATATCCAGGTTTTCAAATTATGGAATCATGGAAATTAGCAAGTGAGATCGATGATTCATACGAGGATGCTATAGAATTTGCATTTGATGAGAATAAAGGATACTTAACGACGTGTCCTACCAATGTAGGTACTGGGCTAAGAGCGTCAGTAATGATGCATTTACCCGCATTAGTACTAACATCACAAATTAACCGGATACTTTCAGCAGTCACACAGGTAGGTTTAGCTGTTCGTGGACTTTACGGTGAAGGTAGCGAAGCGTTAGGGAATTTATTCCAAATATCTAATCAAATTACACTTGGTCAATCTGAGCAAGAAATCATAGATAATTTGTATGGGGTAGCTAAGCAAATTATTGAACATGAAAAGGCAGCTCGTCGTAAACTTTTGAATGAGTCATTCAGGCGTGTAGAAGATCGTGTGAAACGTTCTTATGGTATTCTTGCTCATGCAGCTATTATGGATTCCAAGGAAGCAGCACAACGGTTATCTGATGTTCGACTTGGTGCTGATCTAGGCATATTGTCAAACGTTCCGCCGAATGTACTGAATGAATTACTTATTATGACACAACCTGGATTTTTACAACATCGATATAATGAAAAACTCTCTGTAGAGGATCGAGACTATAAGCGAGCAGAACTTATTAGAGAGCAATTGAATAAACAAAGTGAAAGTGGAGGTGCATCATTATGA